A single region of the Lysinibacillus sp. B2A1 genome encodes:
- a CDS encoding BrxA/BrxB family bacilliredoxin, producing the protein MNAYDEYMKQVVKPMREELVGAGFTELTTADAVNEFMAETKGTSLVVINSVCGCAAGLARPAAREAVAAVKPDHLVTVFAGQDPEATAAMRSFFEDVPPSSPSMAILKDGELAYFIPREQIEGFPVEQIVTHLTGVLEQTCEK; encoded by the coding sequence ATGAACGCTTACGATGAATATATGAAGCAGGTTGTGAAACCTATGCGTGAAGAGCTGGTGGGGGCTGGCTTTACGGAGCTGACGACGGCTGATGCGGTGAATGAATTTATGGCAGAGACGAAGGGGACTTCGTTAGTGGTGATTAACTCGGTTTGTGGTTGTGCGGCGGGGCTGGCACGTCCTGCAGCTCGTGAGGCTGTGGCGGCGGTGAAGCCAGATCATCTGGTAACGGTTTTTGCGGGCCAGGATCCGGAAGCGACTGCAGCGATGCGTAGTTTTTTTGAGGATGTACCACCGAGCTCACCATCAATGGCGATTTTAAAGGATGGGGAATTGGCATACTTTATTCCACGTGAACAAATTGAAGGATTCCCAGTAGAGCAAATCGTTACTCATTTAACAGGTGTTTTAGAGCAAACATGCGAGAAATAA
- a CDS encoding XkdX family protein, with translation MNFWQIAFISRWITAEQLRIAVKTNANPFGEITKEQYKEITRQEFKTQAEA, from the coding sequence ATGAATTTTTGGCAAATTGCTTTTATCTCGAGATGGATAACAGCAGAACAATTACGTATTGCTGTAAAAACCAATGCCAATCCTTTCGGTGAAATTACAAAAGAACAATACAAAGAAATCACTCGGCAAGAATTTAAAACGCAAGCAGAAGCTTAG
- the ant(4')-I gene encoding ANT(4')-I family aminoglycoside nucleotidyltransferase: MMGPSKMTREDKMNIVMTIVNQLLMKYGAKVKAIGLYGSLARKTDGPYSDIEIKCVLNSLTESFSYEWTAGDWKAEVNFNDVESILEEAISVDEEWPLTHGQFLDILPLYDPDSFFRDLKEKMNTIDSSVYKEVICQTLVEEMYEYMGKIRNIQVQGPKAFLPILAMKLAMGGAMIVGLHHQRCYTTSAQVLSEAQTYTDKPKEFASLCELVMTGNLSNPQQIMLVCEGFWDSLVSWSTRHGYMINVSQEIPW, translated from the coding sequence ATAATGGGTCCAAGTAAAATGACTAGAGAAGATAAGATGAATATTGTAATGACGATTGTTAATCAACTTTTAATGAAATATGGTGCAAAGGTAAAAGCAATAGGTTTGTATGGTTCTTTGGCAAGAAAAACAGATGGACCATATTCTGATATTGAAATAAAATGTGTACTCAATTCTTTAACAGAGAGTTTTTCCTATGAGTGGACTGCAGGGGATTGGAAAGCAGAAGTGAATTTTAATGATGTTGAATCGATATTAGAAGAAGCAATAAGTGTTGATGAAGAATGGCCACTAACACATGGACAATTTCTTGATATTCTTCCCCTCTATGACCCTGATTCATTTTTCCGTGACCTTAAAGAAAAAATGAATACCATAGATTCATCTGTTTATAAAGAAGTGATTTGCCAGACATTAGTGGAAGAAATGTATGAGTACATGGGAAAGATTAGGAATATTCAAGTTCAGGGTCCCAAAGCATTTTTACCGATTTTAGCGATGAAACTGGCAATGGGGGGTGCCATGATTGTTGGCCTACACCACCAACGATGTTATACAACCTCTGCCCAAGTTCTATCAGAAGCCCAAACATATACTGATAAGCCAAAAGAATTTGCAAGTTTATGTGAGTTGGTGATGACTGGCAATCTTTCGAATCCACAGCAAATTATGTTAGTTTGCGAAGGTTTTTGGGATTCACTAGTATCATGGTCTACACGACATGGATATATGATAAATGTTTCACAGGAAATACCCTGGTAA
- a CDS encoding D-alanyl-D-alanine carboxypeptidase, translating to MLRRRRLPDGTFGELEIVVTIPTTEEQVMSLGEQLAQEKVKNQKDILINNLGTPLTQLKLDMISMNGGGD from the coding sequence ATGTTGAGACGGAGAAGATTGCCTGATGGTACATTTGGTGAGCTCGAAATAGTAGTTACTATACCCACAACAGAAGAACAAGTCATGTCTTTAGGTGAACAGTTGGCCCAAGAGAAAGTGAAAAATCAAAAGGACATTCTTATAAACAATCTAGGTACCCCGTTAACACAACTAAAACTCGATATGATTTCAATGAATGGCGGTGGAGACTGA
- a CDS encoding DNA-binding response regulator, with translation MNILICDDDKEIVRAISIYLENEGYQVYKAYNGIEAIDLIRDHVIHLIIMDIMMPKMDGITATMKIRQDHMIPLIMLSAKSEDYDKILGLNIGADDYMAKPFNPLELVARVKSQLRRYTTFGSLEVSSDVLQTGGLIIDDEQKVITVDKQEVHLTPVQYKILKLLTANAGRVFTMEEIYEKVWNERAINPENTVSVHIRKIREKIEINPKEPKYLKVVWGVGYKVEKY, from the coding sequence TTGAACATTTTGATTTGTGATGATGATAAAGAAATTGTAAGGGCGATTAGCATTTACTTAGAAAATGAGGGATATCAAGTATACAAAGCTTACAATGGTATTGAGGCAATCGATCTTATTCGGGATCACGTTATTCATCTAATTATTATGGATATTATGATGCCAAAAATGGATGGTATTACGGCGACGATGAAGATTCGTCAAGATCATATGATTCCTTTAATTATGCTTTCTGCTAAGTCAGAGGATTATGATAAAATACTCGGATTAAATATCGGAGCAGATGATTATATGGCCAAGCCGTTTAATCCATTAGAACTTGTGGCTAGAGTGAAATCACAGCTAAGAAGGTATACGACATTTGGGAGTCTTGAGGTAAGTAGTGATGTATTGCAAACGGGCGGACTCATAATTGATGATGAACAGAAAGTCATCACTGTTGATAAACAAGAGGTTCATTTGACACCAGTACAGTATAAAATTTTAAAGCTTCTCACAGCAAATGCTGGGAGAGTGTTCACAATGGAAGAGATTTATGAAAAGGTATGGAATGAAAGGGCCATTAATCCAGAAAATACGGTTTCTGTTCATATTCGAAAGATTCGAGAAAAAATAGAAATTAATCCAAAGGAGCCGAAATATTTAAAAGTTGTATGGGGAGTTGGGTATAAAGTTGAGAAATATTAG
- a CDS encoding two-component sensor histidine kinase, with protein sequence MGIKLRNISHALITKVIVFLIAIVCLTGTSRAIINMELNEIHLSSINQNNYFESRAFADENYSLIASLALLIGKYKSEEHILSGKTLTQEDIREIEENLYYEFRNSYRYNPSLNEVENRRIYQETYADDINSKKDERMKEQVREFYRLLSTLEAYKGIEFYASDGQHVFSNSELNKKEQFESFGAYMLFENYQQKLYPNEVKESQYLDYFTHEVEKLNPQTDVIYVAFKESFLQQKMSEWEKDKGIAQNHLNEFIIYLIGFIISFVYLIMVIGRTSFNDKEIHFYVIDKLYTDLNIVIVASLIAMWIAMIVEVLHDMYMLLTVPIFIIALLMLLSLVKHIKNRSLFQHTLIYQILRKVFLSVKHVFDSGSIAVKIVLLVIGYPIVIAATFFVFPITIGLAAWFAMKKVKSFNRIKEGVEQIKNGDLHHRIEVDGKGEFSRLAENINSITDGLKKSVDSEIKSERLKTELITNVSHDIRTPLTSIITYVDLLKIENDSELIAEYIDVLDQKSKRLKLLTDDLFEAAKASSGSMPVRLERIDIVSLLTQGIGEMGEKIEASSLDFKLAYPTEKVYVKADGKLLWRSVENLFSNIFKYAQPASRVYIGVEDLGNEILVTFKNISAYELNISVDELMERFKRGDESRSSQGSGLGLSIAESLIHIQHGKFLVQVDGDLFKAMIYLPKFLNE encoded by the coding sequence TTGGGTATAAAGTTGAGAAATATTAGTCATGCACTTATTACGAAAGTGATTGTGTTTCTGATTGCCATTGTTTGTTTAACTGGTACATCGAGGGCAATTATCAACATGGAATTAAATGAGATTCATCTTAGTAGTATCAATCAAAATAATTATTTTGAAAGCCGAGCATTCGCTGATGAAAATTACAGCCTTATTGCCTCCTTAGCACTTTTAATCGGAAAATACAAAAGTGAAGAACATATTTTAAGCGGTAAGACACTAACACAAGAAGATATTAGAGAAATCGAAGAAAATCTATATTATGAATTCCGCAATTCATACAGATATAATCCTAGTTTGAATGAAGTGGAAAATAGGCGCATATATCAAGAAACATATGCAGATGACATAAATAGTAAAAAAGACGAAAGAATGAAAGAACAGGTAAGGGAATTTTATCGGTTACTCAGCACATTAGAAGCATATAAAGGAATCGAGTTTTATGCGAGTGACGGTCAACATGTATTCTCCAATAGTGAACTAAATAAGAAAGAGCAATTTGAATCATTTGGTGCATATATGCTATTTGAGAATTATCAACAAAAGCTTTATCCAAATGAAGTGAAGGAAAGTCAATATTTGGATTACTTTACACATGAAGTTGAAAAGTTGAATCCACAAACAGACGTCATTTATGTTGCGTTTAAAGAATCTTTCTTACAACAAAAAATGTCAGAATGGGAAAAAGACAAAGGAATTGCCCAAAATCACCTCAATGAATTCATTATATATCTAATAGGTTTTATTATATCTTTTGTTTATTTAATCATGGTTATTGGAAGAACGTCATTTAATGATAAAGAAATTCATTTTTATGTCATTGACAAACTATATACTGATCTCAATATTGTGATAGTCGCGAGTTTAATAGCGATGTGGATAGCAATGATTGTTGAAGTATTACATGATATGTACATGCTTCTCACTGTACCTATTTTTATCATTGCTTTACTGATGCTTTTATCGCTCGTAAAGCATATCAAAAATAGATCATTATTTCAGCATACACTCATATACCAAATTCTCAGAAAGGTTTTTCTTTCGGTGAAACATGTATTTGATAGTGGCAGTATCGCTGTGAAAATCGTGCTGCTTGTCATTGGCTATCCAATAGTTATTGCTGCGACGTTTTTTGTGTTTCCCATTACGATAGGTCTAGCTGCCTGGTTTGCGATGAAAAAGGTGAAGTCGTTTAACCGCATTAAAGAGGGCGTAGAGCAAATTAAGAATGGAGATCTTCATCATCGAATTGAAGTAGACGGAAAAGGGGAGTTTAGCAGACTTGCGGAGAATATTAATAGTATTACCGATGGGTTAAAAAAGTCGGTGGATAGTGAAATCAAGAGCGAACGTTTAAAAACAGAGCTCATTACGAATGTTTCGCATGATATCAGAACGCCTTTAACGTCAATCATTACGTATGTAGATTTATTAAAAATAGAAAACGACTCTGAATTAATTGCTGAATATATAGACGTGTTAGACCAAAAATCGAAAAGACTTAAGCTCTTAACGGATGATTTATTTGAAGCAGCTAAAGCGTCAAGCGGAAGTATGCCTGTCCGGTTAGAACGGATTGACATCGTATCATTACTAACACAAGGAATAGGTGAAATGGGAGAAAAAATTGAAGCGTCGTCATTAGATTTTAAGTTAGCCTACCCAACAGAAAAGGTGTATGTGAAGGCTGATGGTAAGCTCCTATGGCGTTCTGTCGAAAACTTATTCTCGAATATTTTTAAATATGCACAGCCTGCATCAAGGGTATATATTGGGGTTGAAGATTTAGGGAATGAAATACTCGTGACATTTAAAAATATTTCAGCATATGAATTAAATATTTCTGTCGATGAGCTAATGGAACGCTTTAAACGAGGAGATGAATCTAGATCAAGTCAAGGCAGCGGATTAGGGTTGTCAATTGCTGAAAGCCTTATTCACATCCAGCACGGAAAGTTCTTAGTTCAAGTAGACGGCGATTTATTTAAGGCGATGATTTATCTCCCGAAATTTTTAAATGAATAA
- a CDS encoding ISL3 family transposase, with product MHSHSIKDLWDLPELKIIATTKINHQIFIDVMPIQSKQACPICAFENTTRRGIGYVRKVRHLEAFGCPVYLNLPAIRMSCTACFAHFVWAYECVAPKKRYTKAFEATLPKQAIGATITHTSRVANTPATTVARIVRSWKMEEATRVQKTCQKKALACHNLVLGIDDFAIRKGHTYNTGLHDLRGGTFLDIIPGRRIEELHAYFNTQSTLCALKPVAIVMDLAKAYHTFAKKMYPAAIRIADRYHVNRYVTEALQAVRKSVQKQLAPYAKKDLKQHFRILGKRRDQLKNDEKNSLHRLLQYAEILHQVYSWKEAFIEWYDCSSTYELAKKGFGRWLAQGTTIKHPAVESCLSTMRNWQEEICNYHQLRFTNAAVEGKNNLIKALQRRHFFTRNPQHYKETILLECNAEWIQYGS from the coding sequence ATGCACTCTCATTCTATCAAGGATTTATGGGATTTACCAGAACTAAAAATTATCGCAACCACTAAAATAAATCACCAAATTTTCATTGATGTCATGCCAATTCAATCTAAACAGGCCTGTCCCATTTGTGCATTTGAAAATACGACTCGTCGCGGAATCGGCTATGTTCGAAAAGTGCGTCATCTCGAAGCGTTTGGTTGCCCTGTTTACTTGAACTTACCTGCCATTCGTATGTCATGTACAGCTTGTTTTGCACATTTTGTGTGGGCATATGAGTGTGTGGCACCGAAAAAACGATACACAAAGGCATTTGAAGCCACGCTGCCGAAGCAGGCAATCGGCGCTACAATCACGCATACATCACGTGTGGCAAACACACCTGCTACAACCGTTGCGCGTATCGTCCGTTCATGGAAAATGGAGGAAGCCACACGTGTCCAAAAAACTTGTCAGAAAAAAGCATTGGCGTGTCACAATCTCGTGCTAGGCATTGATGATTTTGCCATTCGTAAAGGGCATACGTATAACACGGGTCTCCATGATTTACGTGGTGGCACATTTTTAGATATTATTCCTGGACGAAGAATCGAGGAATTACACGCCTATTTCAATACACAATCTACTCTTTGTGCGCTGAAGCCTGTCGCGATTGTCATGGATTTGGCAAAGGCCTATCATACGTTTGCGAAAAAGATGTATCCTGCAGCGATTCGTATTGCCGATCGTTATCATGTCAATCGTTACGTAACTGAAGCGCTTCAAGCCGTACGAAAATCCGTTCAAAAGCAGCTAGCACCATATGCTAAAAAGGACCTTAAGCAACACTTCCGAATTCTTGGTAAACGACGTGATCAATTGAAGAATGATGAAAAAAATAGCCTACACCGACTGCTTCAATACGCCGAAATCCTGCATCAAGTCTACAGTTGGAAAGAAGCCTTTATCGAATGGTACGACTGTAGCTCCACGTATGAACTGGCGAAAAAAGGCTTCGGACGTTGGCTGGCGCAAGGTACTACAATCAAGCATCCAGCCGTGGAATCCTGTCTGTCAACGATGCGCAATTGGCAAGAAGAAATCTGTAATTATCATCAATTACGCTTTACTAATGCGGCAGTAGAAGGGAAAAATAATCTCATTAAAGCACTGCAAAGACGCCATTTTTTCACGCGCAATCCGCAGCACTATAAAGAGACAATTTTACTAGAATGCAATGCCGAATGGATTCAGTATGGCTCTTAG